In Pseudomonas sp. PDM14, a genomic segment contains:
- a CDS encoding acyltransferase family protein, whose translation MKRFQVLDSFRGLFALAVVIYHSHALLSFTELTFFRNSFYFVEFFFVLSGFVLYHNYAGRLHDWEQVRHFAITRTARLYPLHVVMLAVFIGIECLKVLAEHYGMTFGSASFTGPRSTAEIAPNLLLLQSWWPGFNPLSFNYPAWSISIEYYLYMLFALIMVVVPGQSRPVFSAIALFAFIALYLRSDVLTEEALKGLGCFFAGVLTHALYSKIQHWRLSRPVATALEATVLGAIVLVLSLATTPQDILLSTLFCLAILVFAFESGACSALLVHRPFKWLGTLSYSIYMTHAALLFMTSAALIVAGKLTGMNLLIELPNPASGDASRYINTGSALLNNLLVVLQLIGVLIISSLTYRYIELPGIALGKRWSRRQTGIETKPSL comes from the coding sequence ATGAAGCGATTTCAGGTGCTCGATAGTTTTCGAGGGCTTTTCGCGCTAGCAGTGGTGATCTATCACTCTCATGCACTGCTGAGTTTCACCGAGCTCACGTTCTTCAGGAACTCGTTCTATTTCGTGGAGTTCTTTTTCGTCTTGAGTGGCTTCGTGCTCTACCACAACTATGCCGGACGTCTGCACGACTGGGAGCAGGTCCGCCACTTTGCCATCACCCGCACCGCGCGTCTTTACCCGTTGCACGTGGTCATGCTGGCGGTATTCATCGGCATCGAATGCCTAAAAGTCTTGGCCGAGCACTACGGCATGACCTTCGGCAGCGCCAGCTTTACCGGGCCTCGCAGCACTGCCGAGATAGCCCCCAATCTCCTGCTCCTGCAGTCCTGGTGGCCAGGATTCAATCCGCTGTCTTTCAACTATCCCGCCTGGAGCATCAGCATCGAGTACTACCTCTACATGCTGTTCGCCCTGATCATGGTGGTAGTGCCTGGCCAATCGCGACCGGTATTCAGCGCCATTGCGCTCTTCGCCTTCATCGCGCTGTACCTCAGGAGCGACGTCCTGACAGAGGAAGCACTCAAGGGCCTCGGCTGCTTCTTCGCTGGCGTGCTGACCCATGCGCTCTACAGCAAGATCCAGCACTGGCGGCTCAGCCGTCCTGTCGCAACAGCACTGGAGGCGACGGTACTCGGCGCCATCGTGCTGGTTCTCAGCCTGGCGACGACGCCTCAGGACATTCTGCTCAGCACGCTGTTCTGCCTGGCGATACTGGTATTCGCCTTCGAATCCGGGGCCTGCTCAGCGCTGCTGGTGCATCGTCCGTTCAAATGGCTGGGAACACTGTCCTACTCGATCTACATGACTCATGCGGCCTTGCTGTTCATGACATCGGCAGCCCTCATCGTGGCCGGGAAACTCACCGGTATGAACCTGCTGATCGAGCTGCCCAACCCAGCATCCGGCGATGCCAGCCGCTACATCAACACCGGCTCCGCCCTCCTCAACAACCTGCTGGTGGTCCTGCAGCTGATCGGCGTGCTGATCATATCGAGCCTGACCTATCGCTACATCGAGTTGCCGGGTATCGCGCTGGGCAAGCGCTGGAGCCGACGCCAAACAGGCATCGAGACCAAGCCCAGCCTGTAA
- a CDS encoding VanZ family protein, whose translation MSMVRLASITCFAAVLVVILFAGLRSEPVPQVFNHQDWLHHAAAFAALVCSARLAFPRVQAFWMVLYCLMLALLIELGQGLLPMRTASVGDMVANITGVLIGLMVAGGINRQIATRRVADEA comes from the coding sequence ATGAGTATGGTCAGGCTCGCTTCTATCACATGCTTTGCCGCCGTTCTGGTCGTCATCCTCTTCGCGGGGCTGCGCAGCGAACCGGTGCCCCAGGTGTTCAACCACCAGGATTGGCTGCACCACGCCGCCGCCTTCGCGGCCCTGGTATGCAGCGCGCGGCTGGCCTTTCCTCGCGTGCAGGCATTCTGGATGGTGCTCTACTGCCTGATGCTGGCGCTGCTGATCGAACTCGGCCAGGGCCTGCTGCCGATGCGCACCGCGTCGGTCGGCGACATGGTCGCCAACATCACCGGCGTCCTCATCGGGCTCATGGTGGCGGGCGGGATCAACCGGCAGATCGCGACGCGTCGGGTTGCTGACGAGGCCTAG
- a CDS encoding O-antigen ligase family protein, with protein sequence MSLSSKCLERVLIVGTLVLLVWLPLPIGSNRDWSVALLVLMCALLGVGWAINTLRRNRESGPTLKAGLPMLGLLLLCQVWVLVQWLAGLTVDGGSTFQSLVLGCAYCLLFLLVVDLFRTRKRLSLLLATLAVSGTFQAFFGVVMTLSGVESLLLVAKTSYLGDATGTFINRNHLAGYLEMTLACGIGLLLALRDERPFRWVNLLEVLLGPKARLRLALILMMIALVMSHSRMGNTAFFASLILVGAVFLLADKANRLRNSVILASFVLLDVLIVSQYFGLQRLVDRITNTQFHSVMVDGQMVEANELRDDVFAQAIPLAREHWLAGHGAGTFEVVFPRVAGEEIAYHFDHAHNDYLQFVIEYGVLGSLPLLLFVLWALYQAQRAMWLRESVYRSGVGFGASVGIVALLIHSLADFNLQIPANAATYVVICAIGVLANHHYRERRARPRG encoded by the coding sequence ATGTCGTTGTCGTCGAAATGCCTGGAGCGTGTGCTGATCGTCGGCACGCTGGTACTGCTAGTGTGGTTGCCGCTACCGATTGGCAGCAACCGCGACTGGTCCGTTGCGCTGCTCGTGCTGATGTGTGCGTTGCTCGGCGTCGGCTGGGCGATCAACACTCTGCGGCGCAACCGCGAGAGTGGCCCGACGCTCAAGGCCGGGTTGCCGATGCTCGGCCTGCTGCTGCTCTGCCAGGTCTGGGTGCTGGTGCAATGGCTGGCGGGGCTGACGGTGGACGGCGGCAGCACCTTCCAGAGCCTGGTGCTCGGATGTGCGTACTGCCTGCTGTTCCTGCTGGTGGTCGACCTGTTCCGCACCCGCAAGCGCTTGAGCCTGCTGCTGGCGACGCTGGCCGTGAGTGGTACGTTCCAGGCGTTCTTCGGCGTGGTGATGACTCTGTCGGGCGTGGAGAGCCTGCTGCTCGTCGCCAAGACCAGCTACCTGGGCGATGCCACCGGCACGTTCATCAACCGCAATCACCTGGCCGGCTATCTGGAAATGACCCTGGCCTGCGGAATTGGCCTGTTACTGGCGCTACGCGACGAGCGCCCGTTTCGCTGGGTCAACCTGCTGGAGGTGCTGCTCGGGCCGAAGGCGCGCCTGCGCCTGGCCCTGATCCTGATGATGATCGCGCTGGTGATGAGTCACTCGCGCATGGGTAACACGGCGTTCTTTGCCAGCCTGATACTGGTCGGTGCGGTGTTCCTGCTGGCGGACAAGGCCAATCGCCTGCGCAATTCGGTGATTCTGGCCAGCTTCGTATTGCTCGATGTGCTGATCGTCAGCCAGTACTTTGGGCTGCAGCGTCTGGTTGATCGAATCACCAATACGCAGTTTCACAGCGTGATGGTCGATGGGCAGATGGTAGAAGCCAACGAGTTGCGCGACGATGTGTTCGCTCAGGCCATCCCACTTGCGCGGGAGCATTGGCTGGCCGGGCATGGCGCCGGCACCTTCGAGGTGGTGTTCCCGCGGGTCGCCGGCGAGGAGATCGCCTACCACTTCGACCATGCCCACAACGACTATCTGCAGTTCGTCATCGAGTACGGCGTGCTGGGCAGCCTGCCGCTGCTACTGTTCGTGCTCTGGGCGCTGTACCAGGCGCAACGCGCCATGTGGCTGCGCGAGTCGGTCTACCGGAGTGGCGTGGGGTTTGGTGCCAGTGTGGGCATCGTCGCACTGTTGATTCACTCGCTCGCCGACTTCAACCTGCAGATCCCGGCCAACGCGGCGACATACGTGGTGATCTGTGCCATCGGCGTGCTCGCCAATCATCACTATCGTGAGCGCCGGGCGCGACCACGGGGCTGA
- a CDS encoding sigma-70 family RNA polymerase sigma factor yields MSSTPPLDAPSVHSLYVSHSRWLLGFLHRRLGSRFDAADLLQDTFLRVLLRPRSFDGLSGERSYLATIARGLCIDHWRRRQLEQAWLESLAARPAHLQASPEQRALIIETLHEVDAMLLRLPSKVRQAFLLARIDGLPYRSIAEELGVSERMVKKYLAQAFLHCAVLEAELDGLLIE; encoded by the coding sequence GTGTCCTCGACGCCACCGCTTGACGCTCCGTCGGTCCATTCTCTGTATGTCAGCCATTCGCGCTGGCTGCTCGGCTTCCTGCATCGTCGCCTGGGCAGCCGCTTCGATGCTGCCGACCTGCTGCAGGACACCTTCCTGCGCGTGCTGCTGCGCCCGCGCAGCTTCGATGGCCTCAGTGGCGAGCGTTCCTACCTGGCGACCATCGCCCGCGGCCTGTGCATCGACCATTGGCGGCGTCGACAGCTGGAACAGGCCTGGCTGGAATCCCTTGCCGCGCGCCCCGCACACCTGCAGGCATCGCCGGAACAGCGCGCGCTGATCATAGAAACCCTGCACGAAGTCGATGCCATGCTGCTGCGTCTGCCGAGCAAGGTACGCCAAGCCTTTCTCCTCGCGCGGATCGACGGCCTGCCGTACCGCAGCATCGCCGAGGAACTCGGGGTATCCGAGCGCATGGTGAAGAAATACCTGGCCCAGGCTTTCCTGCACTGCGCCGTGCTGGAGGCCGAGCTCGACGGCCTGCTGATCGAGTGA
- a CDS encoding FecR domain-containing protein — protein sequence MAQSEKKLSHASLQQAANWYVLLHDENSTAQQRDQWQLWLDQHGDHQDAWRYVERVGQRFAPLQAEGERDSASRMLRHSEPGRFSRRQGLKSLMVLGAGSMLGWSAWRSTPLPRLVGSWTADFATRTGETRKTVLADGTRLWLSAISAVDADFSAEQRLLRLHFGEVLIDTAKDPRPFLIDSAQGRMRALGTRFGVKQMDDLTRLNVYQGAVEVSTRESGKIEVIDAGHQVDFTRLAITQPGPAQTAGESWVNQVLVAENMPLGQLLDELSRYRHGYLGCDPAVASLPVVGAFPLDDTDQALLLLSAALPVRVQRLMPWWVSVEPA from the coding sequence ATGGCGCAGTCGGAGAAGAAACTCAGCCACGCCAGCCTGCAACAGGCGGCCAACTGGTATGTGCTGCTGCACGACGAAAACAGCACCGCGCAGCAACGCGATCAGTGGCAGTTGTGGCTCGACCAGCATGGCGACCATCAGGACGCCTGGCGCTACGTCGAACGCGTCGGCCAGCGCTTCGCACCACTGCAGGCCGAAGGCGAGCGTGACAGTGCGAGCCGCATGCTGCGCCACAGCGAACCCGGCCGCTTCAGTCGCCGCCAGGGTCTGAAGAGCCTGATGGTGCTGGGCGCCGGTTCGATGCTCGGCTGGAGCGCCTGGCGCAGTACGCCGCTGCCGCGCCTGGTCGGAAGCTGGACGGCGGACTTCGCCACGCGCACCGGGGAAACCCGCAAAACCGTGCTGGCCGACGGCACGCGCCTGTGGCTGAGCGCGATCAGCGCGGTGGATGCCGACTTCAGCGCCGAGCAGCGCCTGCTGCGCCTGCACTTCGGTGAGGTGTTGATCGACACTGCCAAGGACCCGCGCCCGTTCCTCATCGACAGTGCCCAGGGACGCATGCGCGCACTGGGCACGCGCTTCGGCGTCAAGCAGATGGACGACCTCACCCGCCTCAACGTCTACCAGGGCGCCGTCGAAGTCAGCACCCGCGAAAGCGGCAAGATCGAAGTCATCGACGCCGGGCATCAGGTCGACTTCACCCGCCTGGCGATCACCCAGCCCGGCCCGGCGCAGACCGCCGGTGAGTCCTGGGTCAATCAGGTGCTCGTCGCCGAGAACATGCCGCTCGGGCAACTGCTGGACGAGTTGAGCCGCTACCGCCACGGCTACCTCGGTTGCGACCCCGCCGTCGCCAGCCTGCCGGTGGTGGGGGCCTTCCCGCTCGACGACACCGACCAGGCCCTGCTGCTGCTCAGTGCGGCGCTGCCGGTTCGCGTGCAGCGCCTGATGCCCTGGTGGGTCAGCGTCGAACCGGCCTGA
- a CDS encoding TonB-dependent siderophore receptor — MPLPAHFTARFALRPLALALPVALLAPALLPAAVVHAETTQQAQAGERLYSIAPGSLGSTLTAFSNQAGIFLAGHNDLTAGKTSKGLNGRYTVAQGLARLLEGSGIQALAQSGGGYVLQPAPQNGALQLDATSVIGASLNGNGLSDDRGYKAPASRTASKTSTSLAETPRSISVVTRQRMEDQKSQTLTEVLGYVPGIFAPPFAAGDGLAGDLFFVRGFNATDWGYGLLRDGLRVQGNRYDSTSEPYGLERVEVFRGPTSILYGENAPGGVVNMVSKRPTAEQRGEVQLTYGSNNRRQLGVDVSGPLTDEGNVLGRVVLLGRNADTQVDHQPDDRFYFAPSLTLNLADSTSLTLLSTYQRDRTLMELGYPAAGTLLDNPNGKIDKNTLLGHPDWNKFEREIWTLGYEFAHQLNDTWQFRQNSRYMQSRIDRRETWPGALNGGGFGTNVTYTAYDRSNKSLAYSLDNQFEGHFASGEVDHTVLLGASFDRTSFNQNWKAGFGGVINVFDPVWTSTPNTTIAVQNAQLDQDMYGAYSQLQSKYDKWIFLLGGRFDRVNSQYRNKPGTTNAAADIDYWDSDFTWQTGLMYQFDNGVTPYISYSTAFAPTQQTTSRSGPLEPTTAEQYEVGVKYEPKGWNTSMTASVYDLRKQDDVIFDSLANDYRQVGESRAKGVELELNSDLSENLNVTAAYTYTDSRITKDAPGSLLEGHQMTGVPRNQASAWATYRFLDGMLKGLHVGGGVRHFDSTFAYTAASLYGTLDTGDVTLVDAAIGYTLDEHWSAEINAKNLFDQEYVAGCNNAGRCYWGEERTVLGSVSLRW, encoded by the coding sequence ATGCCTTTGCCTGCCCACTTCACCGCCCGCTTCGCCCTGCGCCCTCTGGCACTCGCCCTGCCGGTCGCCCTGCTCGCACCGGCCCTGCTGCCGGCCGCCGTAGTCCACGCCGAAACCACGCAGCAGGCGCAGGCCGGCGAACGCCTCTACAGCATCGCGCCCGGCTCGCTGGGCAGCACGCTGACCGCGTTCAGCAACCAGGCCGGCATATTCCTCGCCGGACACAACGACCTGACCGCCGGCAAGACCAGCAAAGGCCTCAACGGCCGCTACACCGTCGCCCAGGGCCTGGCGCGCCTGCTCGAAGGCAGCGGCATCCAGGCCCTGGCGCAGAGCGGTGGAGGCTACGTGCTGCAACCGGCGCCGCAGAACGGCGCGCTGCAACTGGATGCCACCTCGGTGATCGGCGCCAGCCTGAACGGCAATGGCCTGTCGGACGACCGCGGTTACAAAGCACCAGCCAGCCGCACGGCGAGCAAGACCAGCACCTCGCTGGCGGAAACCCCGCGTTCAATCTCGGTGGTCACCCGCCAGCGCATGGAAGACCAGAAGTCGCAGACCCTCACCGAAGTCCTCGGCTACGTGCCGGGCATCTTCGCGCCGCCCTTCGCTGCCGGTGACGGCCTGGCCGGCGACCTGTTCTTCGTTCGCGGTTTCAACGCCACCGACTGGGGTTACGGCCTGCTGCGCGATGGTCTGCGGGTGCAGGGCAACCGCTACGACAGTACCAGCGAACCCTACGGCCTGGAGCGCGTGGAAGTGTTCCGCGGCCCGACATCGATTCTCTACGGCGAGAACGCGCCGGGCGGTGTGGTCAACATGGTCAGCAAGCGGCCGACCGCCGAACAGCGCGGCGAAGTACAGCTCACCTACGGTTCGAACAACCGCCGCCAGCTCGGCGTCGATGTATCCGGGCCGCTGACCGATGAAGGCAACGTACTCGGGCGCGTGGTGCTGCTCGGGCGCAACGCCGACACCCAGGTCGATCACCAGCCGGATGACCGCTTCTACTTCGCCCCGTCGCTGACCCTGAACCTCGCCGACAGCACCAGCCTGACGCTGCTCTCCACCTACCAGCGCGACCGCACGCTGATGGAGCTGGGCTACCCGGCCGCCGGCACGCTGCTCGACAACCCCAACGGCAAGATCGACAAGAACACCCTGCTCGGCCACCCCGACTGGAACAAGTTCGAGCGGGAAATCTGGACCCTCGGCTACGAGTTCGCCCACCAGCTGAACGACACCTGGCAGTTCCGCCAGAACTCGCGCTACATGCAATCGCGCATCGATCGCCGCGAGACCTGGCCGGGCGCACTGAACGGCGGTGGCTTCGGCACCAACGTCACCTACACCGCCTACGATCGCAGCAACAAGTCGCTGGCTTACTCGCTGGACAACCAGTTCGAAGGCCACTTCGCCAGCGGCGAGGTCGATCACACCGTGCTGCTCGGCGCCAGCTTCGACCGCACCTCGTTCAACCAGAACTGGAAAGCCGGGTTTGGCGGCGTGATCAACGTTTTCGACCCGGTCTGGACCAGCACGCCGAACACCACGATCGCCGTGCAGAACGCCCAGCTCGACCAGGACATGTACGGCGCCTATAGCCAGCTGCAGAGCAAGTACGACAAGTGGATATTCCTCCTCGGTGGCCGCTTCGACCGGGTCAACAGCCAGTACCGCAACAAGCCCGGCACCACCAACGCGGCCGCCGACATCGACTACTGGGATAGCGATTTCACCTGGCAGACCGGCTTGATGTATCAGTTCGACAACGGCGTGACGCCGTACATCAGCTACTCCACCGCCTTCGCCCCGACCCAGCAGACCACCAGCCGTTCGGGCCCGCTGGAGCCAACCACCGCCGAGCAGTACGAAGTGGGCGTGAAGTACGAGCCGAAGGGCTGGAACACCTCCATGACCGCCTCGGTGTACGACCTGCGCAAACAGGATGACGTGATCTTCGACAGCCTTGCCAACGACTACCGCCAGGTCGGCGAGAGCCGCGCCAAGGGCGTGGAGCTGGAACTCAACAGCGACCTGAGCGAAAACCTCAACGTCACCGCGGCCTACACCTACACCGACTCACGCATCACCAAGGACGCACCGGGCTCGCTGCTCGAAGGTCACCAGATGACCGGCGTGCCACGCAATCAGGCCTCGGCCTGGGCCACCTACCGCTTCCTCGACGGCATGCTCAAGGGCCTGCACGTTGGTGGCGGCGTGCGCCACTTCGACAGCACCTTCGCCTACACCGCCGCATCGCTGTATGGCACGCTGGACACCGGCGACGTGACCCTGGTCGACGCCGCCATCGGCTACACCCTCGACGAACACTGGTCGGCCGAGATCAACGCGAAGAACCTCTTCGACCAGGAATACGTGGCCGGCTGCAACAACGCCGGGCGCTGCTACTGGGGTGAAGAACGCACCGTGCTGGGCAGCGTCTCGCTGCGCTGGTAA
- a CDS encoding DNA polymerase II, with translation MDLQQGFVLTRHWRDTPAGTEVEFWLATDHGPRKVRLPYQPSVAFIPAEQRARAEVALRGERDVELRPLGLRDFRQRPVLGLYCRQHRQLMNLDKPLRKAGVDIYEADIRPPERYLMERFITAPVWFGGVADAAGLLHEAQLKPAPDYRPPLRLVSLDIETTAHGELYSIALEGCGQRQVYMLGPPNRQAQVDFALEYCDSRGQLLERLNDWFAAHDPDAIIGWNLVQFDLRVLHEHSQRLKVPLRLGRGGEVMGWRAHESSNHYFAAAAGRWIIDGIEALRSATWSFPSFSLENVAQTLLGEGKAIDTPYQRMDEINRMFAEDKPALATYNLKDCELVTRIFAKTELLTFLLERATVTGLPVDRSGGSVAAFCHLYMPLMHRQGFVAPNQGERMPEASPGGFVMDSSPGLYDSVLVLDYKSLYPSIIRTFLIDPLGLIEGLRDPDESASVPGFRGARFSRSRHCLPAIVARVAEGREAAKREGNAPLSQALKIIMNAFYGVLGSSGCRFFDPRLASSITLRGHEIMRRTRALIEAQGHVVIYGDTDSTFVWLGHAHDEADAARIGRALVAHVNQWWREHLQQEFGLDSALELQFETHFRRFLMPTIRGAEEGSKKRYAGLKRLADGSEEMVYKGLETVRTDWSPLAQQFQQELYQLIFNRQPHREYVRDFVRRTLAGELDELLIYRKRLRRRLDDYQRNVPPHVRAARLADEYNVRQGRPQQYQRGGRISYLMTVAGPEPLETRHAPIDYDHYVTRQLQPVADAILPFVDDDFTALIDGQMGLF, from the coding sequence GTGGATCTACAGCAGGGCTTCGTCCTGACCCGGCATTGGCGCGACACGCCCGCAGGCACGGAAGTCGAATTCTGGCTGGCCACCGATCACGGCCCGCGCAAGGTGCGCCTGCCGTATCAACCCTCGGTGGCGTTCATCCCTGCCGAGCAGCGGGCGCGGGCCGAGGTGGCGCTGCGTGGCGAGCGCGATGTGGAGCTGCGTCCGCTGGGGCTGCGCGACTTCCGCCAGCGCCCGGTGCTCGGCCTGTACTGCCGCCAGCACCGCCAGCTGATGAACCTCGACAAGCCGCTGCGCAAGGCCGGTGTGGACATCTACGAAGCCGACATCCGCCCGCCGGAGCGCTACCTGATGGAGCGCTTCATCACCGCGCCGGTGTGGTTCGGCGGCGTGGCGGACGCCGCGGGTCTGCTCCACGAGGCGCAGCTGAAACCGGCACCGGACTACCGCCCGCCGCTGCGCCTGGTCTCCCTGGACATCGAAACCACCGCCCACGGCGAGCTGTATTCCATCGCCCTCGAAGGCTGCGGCCAGCGTCAGGTGTACATGCTCGGCCCACCCAACCGCCAGGCACAGGTGGACTTCGCGCTCGAGTATTGCGACAGCCGCGGGCAGCTGCTGGAACGCCTCAACGACTGGTTCGCCGCCCATGACCCGGATGCGATCATCGGCTGGAACCTGGTGCAGTTCGACCTGCGCGTGCTGCACGAGCACTCGCAGCGGCTAAAGGTGCCACTGCGTCTGGGGCGTGGCGGCGAAGTGATGGGCTGGCGCGCCCACGAAAGCAGCAACCACTATTTCGCCGCGGCTGCCGGGCGCTGGATCATCGACGGCATCGAGGCGCTGCGCTCGGCCACCTGGAGCTTCCCCTCGTTCAGCCTGGAGAACGTCGCGCAGACCCTGCTCGGCGAGGGCAAGGCCATCGACACGCCATACCAGCGCATGGACGAGATCAACCGCATGTTCGCCGAGGACAAGCCGGCGCTGGCCACCTACAACCTCAAGGACTGCGAACTGGTCACGCGGATCTTCGCCAAGACCGAGCTGCTCACCTTCCTTCTGGAGCGGGCCACGGTCACCGGCCTGCCGGTGGATCGCAGTGGCGGCTCGGTGGCGGCCTTCTGTCACCTGTACATGCCGCTGATGCACCGCCAGGGGTTCGTCGCGCCGAACCAGGGCGAGCGCATGCCCGAGGCCAGCCCCGGCGGCTTCGTCATGGATTCCTCGCCGGGCCTGTATGACTCGGTGCTGGTGCTGGACTACAAGAGCCTGTATCCGTCGATCATCCGCACCTTCCTGATCGACCCGCTGGGACTGATCGAGGGCCTGCGCGACCCCGACGAAAGTGCTTCGGTGCCAGGCTTTCGCGGGGCGCGTTTCTCCCGCAGCCGCCACTGCCTGCCGGCCATCGTCGCCCGCGTGGCCGAGGGCCGCGAGGCGGCCAAGCGCGAGGGCAACGCGCCGCTGTCGCAGGCACTGAAGATCATCATGAATGCCTTCTACGGCGTGCTCGGCTCCAGCGGTTGCCGTTTCTTCGACCCGCGGCTGGCCTCGTCCATCACCCTGCGCGGCCACGAGATCATGCGCCGCACCCGCGCGCTGATCGAAGCCCAGGGCCACGTGGTGATCTACGGCGACACCGACTCGACGTTCGTCTGGCTCGGTCACGCACACGACGAGGCTGACGCCGCGCGCATCGGCCGCGCGCTGGTGGCGCACGTCAACCAGTGGTGGCGCGAACACCTGCAACAGGAATTCGGCCTCGACAGTGCGCTGGAACTGCAATTCGAGACGCACTTCCGGCGCTTTCTGATGCCGACCATTCGGGGCGCGGAGGAGGGCAGCAAGAAGCGCTACGCCGGCCTCAAGCGCCTCGCCGATGGCAGCGAGGAGATGGTCTACAAGGGCCTGGAAACCGTGCGCACCGACTGGTCGCCGCTGGCCCAGCAGTTCCAGCAGGAGCTGTACCAGTTGATCTTCAACCGCCAGCCGCACCGCGAGTACGTGCGCGATTTCGTGCGCCGCACCCTGGCCGGTGAACTGGACGAGCTATTGATCTACCGCAAGCGCCTGCGCCGGCGCCTTGACGACTACCAGCGCAACGTACCGCCGCACGTGCGCGCCGCGCGCCTGGCCGACGAGTACAACGTGCGCCAGGGCCGCCCGCAGCAATACCAGCGCGGCGGGCGCATCAGCTACCTGATGACCGTGGCCGGCCCCGAACCCCTGGAAACCCGCCACGCGCCGATCGACTACGACCACTACGTGACGCGCCAGCTGCAACCGGTGGCGGACGCCATCCTGCCCTTCGTCGACGACGACTTCACCGCGCTGATCGATGGGCAGATGGGCTTGTTCTGA
- a CDS encoding erythromycin esterase family protein has protein sequence MPVTLVPPPVTDLAAVLREHAEPLPDIDSPQFATLFDRFADARVVLIGEASHGTAEFYRARAAITRRLVEQHGFGIVAIEGDWPDASAIDQHVRGLPRVVSREPLFGRFPSWMWRNREVTEFIAWLHAFNQPRVLSERVEFRGLDIYSLRSSISEVLAYLERTDPARAVHARARYSCLTPWQDDPVAYAQWVEWARRDACEDAVVKQLQALLAQRVATPAESDEALFDAEQNARVVRAAEQYYRSLYRAGESSWNLRDTHMFDTLQRFMKHRGPEARAVIWAHNSHIGNAAATEMGWQGQLSLGQLCRIAWGEQAVLIGMGTDRGDVAAADDWDGPLQIKQVRPSLADSWEQQFLLAGVPASLTDWRGAERAAFRATLSTALLQRAIGVIYRPDSERASHYFQAVLGEQFDAYLWFAETTAVAPVGQVSSSSAGEADTYPFGV, from the coding sequence ATGCCCGTCACCCTGGTGCCGCCCCCCGTCACCGACCTGGCCGCGGTGCTGCGCGAGCATGCCGAGCCGTTGCCGGATATCGATTCGCCGCAGTTCGCCACTCTGTTCGACCGTTTCGCCGATGCACGGGTGGTGCTGATCGGCGAGGCCAGCCACGGCACCGCCGAGTTCTACCGTGCCCGCGCCGCGATCACCCGGCGGCTGGTCGAGCAGCACGGCTTTGGCATCGTCGCCATCGAGGGCGACTGGCCGGATGCCAGCGCCATCGATCAGCACGTGCGTGGCCTGCCGCGAGTGGTCAGTCGTGAGCCGCTGTTCGGCCGCTTCCCCAGCTGGATGTGGCGCAATCGCGAGGTCACCGAGTTCATCGCCTGGCTGCACGCCTTCAACCAGCCGCGCGTGCTCTCCGAACGCGTCGAGTTCCGTGGCCTGGACATCTACAGCCTGCGCAGTTCGATCAGCGAAGTGCTGGCCTACCTGGAACGCACCGACCCAGCCCGCGCGGTCCATGCACGGGCCCGCTACAGCTGCCTGACGCCCTGGCAGGACGATCCGGTGGCCTACGCTCAGTGGGTCGAATGGGCCCGCCGTGACGCTTGCGAAGACGCCGTGGTCAAGCAGCTGCAGGCCCTGCTGGCGCAGCGCGTGGCGACGCCGGCGGAGAGTGACGAGGCGCTGTTCGACGCCGAGCAGAACGCCCGTGTGGTGCGCGCCGCCGAGCAGTACTACCGCAGCCTCTATCGCGCCGGTGAGTCGTCGTGGAACCTGCGCGATACCCACATGTTCGACACCCTGCAGCGGTTCATGAAACACCGCGGCCCGGAAGCTCGGGCGGTGATCTGGGCGCACAACTCGCATATCGGCAACGCCGCGGCGACCGAGATGGGCTGGCAGGGGCAGCTCAGCCTCGGCCAGCTTTGCCGGATTGCCTGGGGCGAGCAGGCGGTGCTGATCGGCATGGGCACCGACCGCGGCGACGTGGCTGCCGCCGACGACTGGGACGGCCCGCTGCAGATCAAACAGGTGCGCCCGAGCCTGGCCGACAGCTGGGAGCAGCAGTTTCTCCTGGCCGGCGTGCCGGCTTCGCTCACCGACTGGCGCGGCGCCGAGCGTGCGGCCTTTCGCGCGACCCTGAGCACGGCGTTGCTGCAGCGGGCCATCGGCGTGATCTACCGGCCGGACAGCGAGCGCGCCAGTCACTACTTTCAGGCCGTGCTCGGCGAGCAGTTCGACGCCTACCTGTGGTTCGCCGAAACCACGGCGGTGGCGCCAGTCGGCCAGGTGTCGTCGAGCAGCGCTGGCGAGGCGGACACCTATCCCTTCGGCGTCTGA